The window GATCAGGGTGCAACATATATATAGGTCTAAGTTATTCATCTATCATCTTACAAAAAAGATTGATACTGAATTCTATTAGTTTTGATGGTTAAGTGCACAGAGATGAATTTGATGATCCTTCGTCTTAGAATCAATGGAATAAGATGGTGGACACCAAATTTCACTATTTCATCAAGTCTTAGATATCTAGGATTTGTTAGTCAACAAGAAGGAAATATTAAGAAGAATGACTGACTGATATGAAGTGAAGCTTTTGGAGTATTTAATGTTTGTTGTGTTTTTTAGGtaacaaggaaaattttatagCTCTGTATTACAGACTGCTATACTTTATGGGTTATAGTATTGAGCTAACGAGGAGTAGCATAAAATGTAACAGAGATCAGAAGACTAAAATGGATTGTAGGTttaataaaaaagataaaataataaaaacaacTAATATCTGAGAGCAAGAAGTGTAGCTCCACTAGATTAtaaaatttgatagaaaatagatCGAAATGCCATGAACATGTTACGACTCCACCAATTGACTAGAATATGAGAGTAGATTTTATTGGATCGAAAACTGTAGAGGATAGAGGGGGATGACAAAAAATTTAGTTAATGCAATAAAAAAGATTTATATGATTTAAGTATTGCTAGTGGTATAGCCTTGTAGAGGGTTGAATGGAGGGATAATATTTTTGAAGTCTACCTCAAATAATTAAAGCAATATGGCTTTATGAGAATGATAAATctaaagggatataaaaaaccattttaatttttttagttttggCTGTGAATTTTTGGTAAATTAACAAATTGGTTGACTTGCTTCCATGTGTTCATCCAAATAATTTTACTGAAACCCTTGGCTAGGATTTGAAGTTCTTCAAATCCTTTTGCCTTCTGAAGTCCTTTTATTTATCATTGTGCAGTGAAAAGTGATGTATCAGACTATAACTATAAATACCTAAAACATATTTATTAGTCACCATTTTTATAGATATGATTTTTCACTTTATTTTAGAAAAAATGGTCAGcgatgaaatttttataaatatatatgaataaatCATCTAATTCAATCTTGTTACCTGATTTCATTTTTGACTTGGTCAAATACATCTATTAAACCATTTTTATCTATATGAGGACACAACTTGCGACAGATAAAAATCCTGTTCCCATTTGTAAATGACTCAATTACTCATCAAACACCACTCATTTGAAGCTGCTCATATAATTTGAAGTCAATACTCCACGTACAGGCTTCAGACTCGTGCAATGAAATTTATGTCATCAAATCATCCACCGAAAATGGGAACATATTCAATGCATGCACTGTTTCATTTAGAAGTTACATACTAAATAGGTAAAATTCTTACAAATCCATGTGTCCTCGCAATTTCCATccttttctataacatttatgtTGTCATATACCAATTTCTCTTTTgttttcaatttatttatttttttaaaataagaaacTCAAACTTAATTCTGCTCTTGCACTCTCAACTTCTGTTAAAATGAAAATAATGTTTTGCAAACTAAACAGGAATTCTCTGATTGTTTTTCCCCATCTCTAGAGGGTTCTTTacaatatttaaagaaaatcaaAGCAAATAGAACCATAGTTCTAAATATTTAAAGAGTTAATGCATCACAATTGACTATTTCTGCATCCATTCTGAATTATTGGTGAGAGCTATTCACTGTTTCTCTCATTTTTAATAAAGCTAAtagttttattttatatattgcGGGTTTCTTTCCATCTTCTACAACtctcttgatgttcttgaattccttTTGGGATTTGtaatttgtttgttttattatGAGGGCTTAACTATGCCTTTGTTATTGTGATTACTAAATTGTGCTGTTGGATTACTCAAAGAGATTGCTGTAATCCACTGATGCAAAAAATATTTGTTACTTCTTGTTAAGGTAAGCTTGGACATCCGAGTTGCAAGAGTGAGAATCACATATTTCTGAGTTTCATGGGTTCGCGCATAATCACTCCTGAGGATGTTTTAGAGTCGCTAATGAATGATGGGACCATAGATGCCATCAGATTGAAGATTATTAACCAACTGAAGGCTAATGTAAGTGATTTGATGCACAAAATCATATGAAGTTTTATGTATTTTCAGTTATATATTGAAtgaaatttaaaatgtttgtcgcTTGTGTGTGTTTGATTGAAAGTGGTTTAGGTATGTTGTTTCTGTTGATTTTGGTATTCTTGTGCTTTTTCATGAATGGTTGATTTTTGGGTCAAACATTTAGTGTTCCTTTAATCATGTTACATAAGAGATGGGTCACTTAGCTCTTATTCAAGTAGTTATCAAGCTGCTGGCTTAAGAAGTTGAACATTAAAAttcaggaaaaaaaaatcaaatacaaTATTTGAGAGTGCAGTACATGTCACTTAATAAATGTATTTCATTTATGACATTGACAATGAAGTATTTTGTACACATCcatgaaatttatattttttttgccaTACCTAAATTTTGACATCTAATTTCAGGAAGAACTTAAAAACAATACAATCACAATGGTAGAGCAAAGCAAGGTTCTTAACACCCCTGGTGCAGAGAAACAGACTAAGAGAGAGCTATTTGATGCATTACGGCGTGAACTTGAGTGAGTATCGCTCTCCACTGAAATATGCATATTACCCTTTTCTTCTAGCTTCCCCTTATGAAATTTCCTTTGTTGTTTCTAATGTGGATAGCTATTATAACCTTTCTACTTTTTAAGTTTGTCAGAGTCAGCATATGCTTATTTAAAGTTCAATTATCACTTTCAATATTTTTCTTGAATCATCAACTTTTCATGGCTATTAATCCTATTATTTTTAGTGTCTAAGCCTATCTTCTGGCTGACAAACCTTCCAAGTCTCCTTAGAAAAATGAGGTGTCATTAAACATCATGAGCGCTTAATCATTCGCATTTCATCAAATAAAAGGGAGAAGCACCAAGCTTTAGAATGCCATTTGTGGATTCGGCTTGTACTGAGTTAACTCATCTGTAAGCAATTTTTGCAGAACTCAGGTGCTTGAGAAGGCATCACGGGCTGTTTGGGAGCTAATTCTTGACGAAAGCGGCTTGGGGAAGGAGATCAGTGAAACAGTTGAAAGAGTTTTCTGTAAATTAAGTGGCCGTGAGTTGTTGCCACCACCCCAGCCTACTGGAAGTTTTGCTCAAGAGTCGAACAAAGTACAAGAAACACAGGAAAAGGAAGCAGAGAAGGTGAAGGATATAGAGATGTCCGAGTCATCAGCAAAGAAAAGGACCTTCGGTGAAATGAATGCGAAAGGTACAGTAGTTACTAATGGAGCGACTGACCATCCTGCTGCATCCCATGATGTTGCACCCCTTACATGATGTTGCGCCACCCTTGGGCATTGTACCACCATGCCAACATAACAAATGCACTTGCTTGTTTGATTTTATGTAAGCATTTGCTAGGTGGATTTAATGTAAAACTTCACTCAGTCCAATTATTATTAGTCCTTGATTTGGTTTGTAAAGAGGTCTATGAAAATATATGGTAAAGCTAGCAATTTCTTGCACAATGTGACAGAACTCTTCTATATATTGAACTTTTGAGCTTTAGAAGCATTTGAGGTAATAGAAATATAACTTCAATTATAAATCCCCGTACAAACAGAAAATATGGTCGATCTACTCAAACATGCATGAAATATCATTGCCACCAAAGAATAAAATGTTAATGTCATAATGTAACAATGTGACATGCACGGAGACAATTGGATGTTTGCTTGCATAGCCAACTCCAACTGCTCAAGCGATAAGTGATTAGGAGTGCAAATGAATTAAGTCGTTCCTGAACCACTCACGAACTACTTAGTCAAAATTTAACTCGAGCTCAAGGTTGATTGAGCTCAAGCTGGCTTGATTAGAAATCGAACAGAGCTTACTAGCTCGATGACTCGTCAAGCCAAACGAACTCATAATGATATATAgttttataatataatatattaatttgtttattaacaataataaaaaatttgagCTCGGAACTCATAATtaaatatcaaataaaaaatttgagcTCGAGTCCGAACTCATAATTAAATATCAAACTTGAGCTCAACTCTACCGGTCCAAGCGAGCTCGAGTTGAACTTGTACAAATCAAGCCGGGCTCAAGCCagggctcggctcgtttacagccaTAGGATTGATCAAGCAAAGTATTACAGCTTGTACAAACTTTGAAACTTTCAGAATGCTCATCAATCTGGCATACCAATTTCATTAAGAAAACCAATAACATATTTACATGTATAAAACTCTAGTCCGCATTTAAAACTCTGACTCACATTAAGAAGGCACGCAATTACAACTCCCAAACTACGAAGATAAGAAACCTTAAATCCCTGTTATTTAAGATTCCAGTAACTTCTATGTAAACTGATACGATTACATTAGACTAACTCTTAACGCCAAAATCATAGATTAAAGAAACCTCACAATCAATGTATTCACAATCCAATGAAAGCAAACCTCCATTGTTTTTTTTGGAAGAATTAACAAATAACAAGCACGAGCTAAACCGTGCAGTCATGCGGACATGATCTGGTTTAGGAGATCCCAATTGTCTTGCCCAAAAGCCACAAGAACAGACTAGTTTCAAGCATAAACACGGTGTGAAGCCAAGTCCTGTCGACTGTGAATCCAAATATCGTAATCCCTGCTCTGTTATTCTCCAAGTATGTCACTGTAATGAAGAACAAGACAATTCAGGAGCCAATGGAGTGTTTTAATGCAGATTCCAGGAGTAGGAATGGAGGCATACCAAGTGCTTGTCTCTTTTGAAAGGAAATGGTGTGCGCATGCGTCGGCACGATCTTTGTTCCTTCGAGTTCATCCTCCTCGCTGCTGCCGCCGCCTTCTTCCTCGTCCGAGTAGTCATCGGCATGTGGGAATTGGGGAGCCGCAATGGCAATGGCCTCAGAGGGTGTCGCGGGATCGACGGCGTAAGACTCGATCGTGGCGCAGACATGCCATTTTGCTGCATGGCTTGTGAGTGCTTGGCCTTTGTGGGTGATCTTGGCCGCACTGCGCAAGCATACGAGTAAGCCAGTGACGAGAACAATTGAACAGagctgcaaaggcaaattgatgTTTCAGTACTGGGAATTCTaaatcgagaaggaagaagaaatatGGGGACAAGAAGAATTGACCGCGAGCTCGCCGGTGTTGAAGAGGTTGTCGTCGGAATGCCGGCGGGTGGTGACCAAGACTGCGGCGAATTGACTGGCCGTCACCAACACCATCCCCGAGAGGATGAACCCGCGGAAGTGGTGGCTGATGATCTTGAGCTGCCGCCTCAAGCGGAGGTGCTCCTTCAGCACTGGCATCACCTCCGACTCCTCCCGGAACACCGCTGCGAATTCTTGCAGCCGCAGGATGTGGAGGCGGCAGGTGGATCGGAACACCGCGCAAGCTACCAGGAAGCTCGCCGAGCGGTACGCCCACGACGTCAGCTCCAGCACGCACGCCACGCACCCCGTAGCCACCGGGTCCTTCCAAAAGGGGATTCGATCGACGCTGAAGGCGTACCACCAGATCTTGTAGGTCACCTCCGCGGCGAAGCAAGGCGCCAGGAATAGGGCCAGGAAGCGAAACGACCGGCGGAGCTGGGCTGAGTGCGCTGCGCGCGCACGCGCGCTCTCCATTGCGACCTTGTCGAGGAAGAGAAAGCGGCGGAAACCACGGCGGCGGGTGGCGGCGGAGAGGGAGAGAATGGAGAGGGCGGCGGCAGCGCTGAGGGAAAGCTGGACGACGAGGTCGTAAGGGCGGCGGTGCGGACGGTAAGAGAGCACGAAGTGGGACACGCTGGGGACAGCCACCGCGAGGACGAAGAAAACCACCCACGAGACCGCCGCCAGGCCGGCGTTCGATTGGTCGAGGCACATCCACCGGAGGTAGGACCGGAGTCCGAAGAGCTCGTCGCCGTCGCACCCCAGGTGCGACTTCATAGCGGGGAGGAATGACGCCGCCTCCTTCCTTGCCATCGCAGAGCTCCCACAATTTGCGCAGACGACGTGGTCGACGAATTGCTGAGCTCGAAGCAGAGTAACTCAATAAACTTAGAATTGGTTCGTTCACAGGCAGTGGATGATTTGGATGAACTGAACGCGATTtttcaacaaatttttttttttggggtcAAATTTGCAGATGCAGATGCAATTACGATCGATAAGAATGGAATCGAAACGAATAAGAACAATGCTGTATACGGAGAGGGCGAAGAATCAGCAGAAATCCACCACGGCGATGGATGAGAAAAAAACAAAAGCGAGGCGCCGGAGGATGCCAGGTGGCTTCTCGCCTTGTGGCAAATAACCATTAAAGTAACGAGTCGATGATGAAGTGTGGCACAGCACAGCGGTGCCTGAGCTATCAACCATTTTAAAATCTTCGGCACTTTGACAAATCGTTTGTTCATTACACGCGTCGCACGAaaaaaaaatacgaaaacaaccgGCAATACGTCAAAGGTTTTGCTTCGTGACAAGAAGATTCATACAAAACAAAAAATTCAATCATCCCTCGTACTAAATTTGGATCTTCATTGTCGTCGGAAAAATGATCGTAAATGAATAAAAAGCACTTCAAAATTTATAAATCAAATTTCAATTTCACAGAGATGGTTCTTCTTGGTCGATTACTTATTCACTACCTCTTTCCTTTAGATTCTTGAGATCTTTCCCTTCCTTACACGCCTCTTCTATAAAGGCAAGCGATAATAATGTCACTCTTAAAGAAGGAAGATAAAGAGTCATTCATAAAGGGGAGAAAGATGAGGGAAAAGACACTCTTTCATTTTTGTAACTCCTATATCTCCTACTCGTCCAACTCAATCCAtaaaaattaattagttataaaCACCATATAAATCACATAGACTATCTTATAATTAAGTCACAAAGATCAGAGTAAAATACTAATTAGTCACATAAACTAAATAAGAACATTCAATCTATA is drawn from Zingiber officinale cultivar Zhangliang chromosome 1B, Zo_v1.1, whole genome shotgun sequence and contains these coding sequences:
- the LOC122052690 gene encoding uncharacterized protein LOC122052690; protein product: MGSRIITPEDVLESLMNDGTIDAIRLKIINQLKANEELKNNTITMVEQSKVLNTPGAEKQTKRELFDALRRELETQVLEKASRAVWELILDESGLGKEISETVERVFCKLSGRELLPPPQPTGSFAQESNKVQETQEKEAEKVKDIEMSESSAKKRTFGEMNAKGTVVTNGATDHPAASHDVAPLT
- the LOC122046551 gene encoding uncharacterized protein LOC122046551 is translated as MARKEAASFLPAMKSHLGCDGDELFGLRSYLRWMCLDQSNAGLAAVSWVVFFVLAVAVPSVSHFVLSYRPHRRPYDLVVQLSLSAAAALSILSLSAATRRRGFRRFLFLDKVAMESARARAAHSAQLRRSFRFLALFLAPCFAAEVTYKIWWYAFSVDRIPFWKDPVATGCVACVLELTSWAYRSASFLVACAVFRSTCRLHILRLQEFAAVFREESEVMPVLKEHLRLRRQLKIISHHFRGFILSGMVLVTASQFAAVLVTTRRHSDDNLFNTGELALCSIVLVTGLLVCLRSAAKITHKGQALTSHAAKWHVCATIESYAVDPATPSEAIAIAAPQFPHADDYSDEEEGGGSSEEDELEGTKIVPTHAHTISFQKRQALVTYLENNRAGITIFGFTVDRTWLHTVFMLETSLFLWLLGKTIGIS